The Longimicrobiales bacterium genome has a segment encoding these proteins:
- a CDS encoding FKBP-type peptidyl-prolyl cis-trans isomerase, with the protein MLSNRFNSARFGGILAATLLLGACGDDGVSVEVIEDTEFAASLEIDLASMTKTASGLYIAQVIEGIGDAITAGEKATVSYAGFLSNGSSFDQGQFQFTLGVGQVVAGFDEGVLGMRVGGVRLIVIPPALGYGDAGQGPVPAGAVMVFRIELLSIS; encoded by the coding sequence ATGCTGTCTAATCGATTCAATTCAGCCCGCTTCGGCGGGATTCTCGCTGCCACACTCCTTCTCGGAGCGTGCGGCGATGATGGAGTCTCTGTGGAAGTTATTGAGGACACCGAATTCGCGGCATCGTTGGAGATCGACCTCGCATCGATGACCAAGACCGCGAGCGGTCTGTACATCGCTCAGGTAATAGAGGGTATCGGGGACGCGATTACCGCTGGTGAGAAGGCCACGGTCTCATACGCCGGCTTCCTCTCTAACGGGTCGTCATTCGACCAGGGCCAGTTCCAGTTTACGCTCGGTGTGGGCCAGGTAGTGGCCGGCTTCGACGAAGGTGTCTTGGGAATGCGTGTCGGAGGGGTTCGTCTGATTGTGATCCCGCCGGCGCTCGGATATGGTGACGCAGGCCAGGGTCCCGTCCCTGCGGGGGCCGTCATGGTGTTCCGTATTGAGTTGCTGTCGATCAGCTAG
- a CDS encoding NAD(P)H-dependent oxidoreductase subunit E, with translation MSDVPFKNLGWAGNTGEFDLSEEEVRGDDFVGDRPAHGGHASGSATMPYMLAEKNPEATLFEGEYQERFEKILTRYPDKQAALLPTLSLAQELRGYVSPESMDRVAELLELSPAYVRGVTTFYTMYNKRPVGRHLVQVCTNISCNLCGADEVLDAFLKYTDTELGETSEDGGFTIIEAECLAGCGFPTCVQINSRYFENVTPTEVPKILEHLKSEGDS, from the coding sequence ATGAGTGACGTACCATTCAAAAACCTCGGTTGGGCCGGTAACACGGGAGAGTTTGATCTCTCGGAAGAGGAGGTCCGGGGCGACGACTTCGTCGGAGATCGCCCAGCACACGGTGGCCACGCTTCAGGGTCGGCCACGATGCCTTACATGCTCGCGGAAAAGAATCCGGAAGCGACGCTTTTCGAAGGTGAATACCAGGAGCGCTTCGAGAAGATTCTGACGCGGTACCCGGACAAACAGGCAGCCTTGCTCCCGACGCTGTCCTTGGCTCAGGAGCTTCGTGGATATGTGAGCCCGGAGTCGATGGATCGGGTGGCCGAGTTGCTTGAGCTGTCTCCGGCTTACGTCCGTGGCGTGACGACGTTCTACACCATGTACAACAAGCGCCCCGTGGGTCGGCACTTGGTGCAGGTCTGCACGAACATCTCGTGCAACCTGTGCGGCGCCGACGAAGTTCTGGATGCGTTTCTTAAATACACGGACACGGAACTCGGTGAGACGTCGGAGGACGGAGGTTTCACGATAATCGAGGCCGAGTGTCTCGCGGGGTGCGGATTCCCGACCTGCGTGCAGATCAACTCTCGTTACTTCGAAAATGTGACACCTACCGAGGTGCCTAAGATTCTCGAGCACTTGAAGTCCGAGGGGGACAGCTAA
- a CDS encoding FKBP-type peptidyl-prolyl cis-trans isomerase: MKLSNAVALTALLTLMSCGGAPRGPLPPADPAMLTFAPELDIDLAEFEKTSSGLYIKELSPGTGARANQTSRVWIYYVGWLPDGTVFDGALQGDPFHFRLGEGEVIRGWNEGIAGMRIGGRRKLVVRPGLAYGSRRRGDVPPGATLVFEVQLVDVN; encoded by the coding sequence ATGAAGCTTTCTAATGCCGTGGCCCTTACAGCACTCCTGACGCTCATGAGCTGTGGTGGCGCGCCGCGGGGCCCGTTGCCGCCCGCAGATCCGGCCATGCTGACCTTTGCCCCCGAGTTAGACATTGATCTGGCCGAGTTCGAGAAGACCTCGTCCGGCTTGTATATCAAAGAACTTTCTCCGGGCACCGGCGCTCGGGCCAATCAGACGAGCCGGGTCTGGATCTATTATGTGGGTTGGCTGCCGGACGGCACCGTGTTCGATGGCGCACTCCAGGGAGACCCGTTCCATTTCCGGTTGGGGGAAGGAGAGGTCATCCGTGGTTGGAACGAAGGGATCGCCGGAATGAGGATCGGAGGTCGGCGCAAACTCGTCGTCCGCCCGGGCCTAGCGTATGGCTCACGGCGCAGAGGTGATGTTCCGCCGGGGGCGACGCTCGTCTTCGAGGTGCAGCTTGTAGATGTGAACTAG
- a CDS encoding NADH-quinone oxidoreductase subunit C translates to MTDEKKSGLDAIDEGPTASDAATPTGGGTAGDPADHASVQGLMAQFSDAVMRHRVNAGDQHVVWIDAARSHEMLTWLRDDPDQLYDMMSDVTGLDYGSGRPVEVVYQMYSTTHKHILRLRCELPLDALEIDSVCDLWKSANWLEREVYDLFGVTFKGHPDLRRILMPDDYAEGHPLRKDFPLRGRFSRAEQTRRALNQEVERYYLAEDLDTGLVPQEAPTAEIRPFEDAGGDL, encoded by the coding sequence ATGACTGACGAAAAGAAGAGTGGGCTCGACGCGATCGACGAGGGCCCAACTGCCTCCGATGCCGCGACGCCTACCGGAGGCGGTACCGCAGGTGACCCTGCGGATCACGCGTCTGTCCAAGGACTCATGGCTCAGTTCAGCGATGCAGTCATGCGGCATCGTGTGAACGCTGGAGACCAGCATGTGGTATGGATCGACGCGGCGCGGTCGCATGAGATGCTGACCTGGCTCCGAGACGATCCGGACCAGCTCTATGACATGATGTCTGACGTCACGGGCCTTGATTACGGCAGTGGACGGCCGGTTGAGGTGGTCTACCAGATGTACTCGACAACGCACAAGCACATACTCCGGCTCCGATGCGAGCTTCCGCTCGATGCTCTAGAGATCGATTCGGTCTGCGACCTGTGGAAGAGCGCGAATTGGCTCGAGCGGGAGGTGTACGATCTCTTCGGGGTCACGTTCAAGGGCCACCCGGACCTTCGCCGGATCTTGATGCCGGACGACTACGCTGAAGGGCACCCGCTTCGGAAGGACTTCCCTCTTCGGGGTCGCTTCTCCCGCGCGGAGCAAACCCGCCGCGCGCTCAACCAGGAAGTGGAGCGCTACTATCTGGCCGAGGACCTGGACACTGGACTCGTCCCCCAGGAAGCCCCAACCGCCGAAATCAGACCGTTTGAAGACGCCGGAGGTGATCTCTGA
- the nuoD gene encoding NADH dehydrogenase (quinone) subunit D, producing the protein MSQKTLEINVGRQEMGADGLPVPSPIAPFDIPEPDIGTEHMLINIGPQHPATHGVLRLVCELDGETVKKVVPHIGYLHSSFEKLGEYRTWNQIVPLTDRMDYLAPLIYNCAYVMSVEKLMGIEVTERCKVVRVILMELDRIFGHLLWLGTTAIDVGAFTPFLYSFQERERIYKMHESLTGARITTSATRVGGMMADLPEGWIDQLKHFLDTFPDTLAEVHHLLTGNLIHIGRTQGIGAISAADAINYGFTGPNLRASGVDYDLRKDRPYYDYETYDFEVPVGEHGDCYDRYLCRMEEMKQSVSLLRQAIDRLPGGPINVEDPNISLPSKTDAMSDMESMIHHFKLITDGIPAPEGDCYLGIEASKGELGMYLVAEEGSTKPIRWRVRPPSFVNLSVIPKLAEGHLVSDLIMINASLDIVLGEIDR; encoded by the coding sequence ATGTCGCAGAAGACGCTCGAGATCAATGTGGGTCGCCAGGAGATGGGTGCAGATGGGTTGCCCGTCCCTTCGCCGATCGCACCGTTTGACATCCCGGAGCCGGACATCGGCACCGAGCACATGCTCATCAACATCGGGCCGCAGCACCCCGCGACACACGGCGTGCTCCGGCTTGTTTGTGAGCTCGATGGTGAGACCGTCAAGAAGGTCGTGCCACATATTGGCTACCTGCACTCGTCTTTCGAGAAGCTCGGCGAGTACCGGACTTGGAATCAGATCGTTCCGCTGACCGACCGCATGGACTACCTGGCGCCGTTGATCTACAACTGCGCGTACGTCATGTCGGTCGAAAAGCTGATGGGCATCGAGGTCACGGAGCGCTGCAAGGTGGTCCGCGTAATCCTCATGGAGTTGGACCGAATCTTCGGCCACCTCCTCTGGCTCGGGACGACGGCGATCGACGTGGGTGCCTTCACCCCCTTCCTATACTCGTTCCAGGAACGTGAGCGCATCTACAAGATGCATGAGTCGCTCACGGGTGCGCGCATCACGACGTCCGCGACACGCGTTGGCGGTATGATGGCCGACCTGCCGGAAGGCTGGATCGATCAACTGAAGCACTTCCTGGACACCTTCCCCGACACGCTGGCCGAAGTGCATCACCTCCTGACGGGGAACCTGATCCACATCGGCCGGACGCAGGGCATTGGCGCGATCAGTGCTGCCGACGCGATTAACTACGGATTTACCGGCCCGAACCTGCGGGCTTCCGGCGTCGACTATGACCTCCGCAAGGACCGTCCGTATTACGACTACGAGACGTACGACTTTGAGGTCCCGGTCGGTGAACATGGCGACTGTTACGATCGCTATCTGTGCCGTATGGAAGAGATGAAACAGAGTGTCTCGCTTCTCCGCCAGGCGATCGATCGTCTCCCTGGTGGGCCGATCAACGTTGAAGACCCGAATATCTCACTGCCCTCCAAGACCGACGCAATGTCGGATATGGAGAGCATGATCCACCACTTCAAGCTCATCACCGATGGCATTCCCGCTCCTGAGGGTGACTGCTACCTGGGCATCGAGGCGTCCAAGGGCGAACTCGGCATGTACCTCGTCGCTGAAGAGGGGAGCACGAAGCCGATCCGCTGGCGTGTGCGCCCGCCGTCGTTCGTCAACCTGTCGGTGATCCCGAAACTCGCCGAGGGCCACTTGGTGTCGGACCTGATCATGATCAACGCCAGCCTGGACATCGTTCTCGGGGAGATCGACCGATGA
- a CDS encoding 2Fe-2S iron-sulfur cluster-binding protein — MSATVTLTIDGHEVTVPRGTTILEAAKTIGREVPHYCYHPGMSSPAMCRLCLVEVEGAPKPMPGCVTTVTDGQVVHTESEQAKSDRQGVLEFYLVNHPLDCPICDMSGECNLQDYVHEEGREHGRSREPKRIFGRDDFGGDVLFYGDRCVMCTRCVRFMSEVEQDHRLTVVERGNRSVIDTFFEEGLEGTNWAGNIVDICPVGALVSKDFLHKARAWDLDHTPSVCTSCSQGCNIDLHTRDNLVQRLKPRENLDVNGWWMCDEGRHNYEWINKGDRIEAPLVRDSGTAKAVGWKDALTGLLAAAGALDGAKIMAVASPLASNEDLGAFTGLVEALGGGDTVYRSARAESEVVLKGFPTLARRKDLAANVHGADLVGATRVGGDDANGGLDEIAGHSGVILVLGDALADQDESFGSDAALYVYVGTHMSEATGNAHYVLPVTTFAEQEGTFTNLDGRVQRFWPGVEAPGMARPAWFVLGAMVAEMTEGEGARSAADAFAQLAGSVQAFGGMSYDDLGTRGAVVNETVSLAGD; from the coding sequence ATGTCTGCAACTGTCACCCTGACCATAGACGGTCACGAGGTCACGGTCCCGAGGGGGACCACGATTCTCGAGGCTGCCAAGACGATTGGGCGGGAAGTCCCTCACTACTGCTACCATCCCGGCATGTCGTCTCCGGCGATGTGCCGTCTTTGCCTGGTCGAGGTGGAGGGTGCGCCCAAGCCGATGCCTGGCTGCGTAACCACCGTCACGGACGGACAGGTCGTGCATACGGAATCCGAGCAAGCCAAATCCGATCGGCAGGGCGTGCTCGAGTTCTACTTGGTGAATCACCCGCTGGATTGTCCAATCTGCGACATGTCCGGTGAGTGTAATCTCCAGGACTACGTGCATGAGGAGGGCCGTGAGCATGGACGCTCCCGTGAGCCAAAGCGAATCTTCGGCCGCGACGATTTCGGCGGCGACGTGCTCTTCTACGGAGACCGCTGCGTGATGTGCACGCGGTGTGTCCGCTTCATGAGCGAAGTCGAGCAGGATCACCGGCTGACGGTTGTCGAACGAGGGAACCGTTCGGTCATCGACACCTTCTTCGAAGAGGGTCTCGAAGGCACGAACTGGGCCGGGAACATCGTCGACATCTGTCCCGTTGGTGCGCTCGTTTCGAAGGACTTCCTGCATAAGGCACGAGCGTGGGACTTGGATCACACGCCTTCTGTGTGCACGAGTTGCTCCCAGGGGTGCAACATCGATCTGCACACTCGTGACAACCTCGTGCAGCGCTTGAAGCCGCGTGAGAATCTGGATGTGAACGGCTGGTGGATGTGCGACGAAGGCCGGCACAACTACGAGTGGATCAACAAAGGTGACCGGATCGAGGCACCGTTGGTGCGGGACTCGGGCACCGCAAAGGCAGTGGGATGGAAGGATGCGCTCACCGGGTTGCTCGCTGCCGCGGGTGCCCTCGATGGCGCGAAGATAATGGCTGTTGCATCCCCCCTCGCCTCGAACGAAGACCTTGGTGCCTTTACAGGACTGGTCGAAGCATTAGGCGGTGGGGACACCGTGTACCGTTCGGCCAGGGCCGAATCAGAGGTCGTTCTGAAGGGCTTCCCGACGCTCGCACGAAGGAAGGATCTGGCCGCCAACGTCCATGGCGCGGACCTCGTGGGAGCGACGCGTGTCGGTGGTGATGACGCGAACGGTGGCCTGGACGAGATCGCTGGCCACAGTGGCGTCATCTTGGTCTTGGGTGACGCGCTCGCTGACCAGGACGAGTCGTTCGGCAGTGATGCCGCCCTCTACGTCTACGTGGGGACTCACATGAGCGAGGCGACCGGGAATGCTCACTATGTTCTCCCGGTGACGACATTCGCGGAGCAGGAAGGCACGTTTACGAACCTCGACGGCCGGGTCCAGCGTTTCTGGCCAGGCGTGGAGGCACCCGGCATGGCCCGCCCCGCCTGGTTCGTCCTCGGCGCGATGGTCGCTGAAATGACGGAAGGAGAGGGGGCTCGCAGTGCGGCAGACGCGTTTGCCCAGCTTGCCGGCTCAGTCCAAGCGTTCGGTGGTATGTCCTACGATGACCTCGGAACACGCGGAGCTGTTGTGAACGAGACCGTTTCGTTGGCGGGAGACTGA
- the nuoF gene encoding NADH-quinone oxidoreductase subunit NuoF, with amino-acid sequence MAYPYVSDKEVRILSTYFGDPKQRHLDTYVERGGYKGLEKALGMGADEVVDIVKDSGLRGRGGAGFPTGLKWSFMPKDSSRPHYLLCNADESEPGTFKDRELIRWDPHQLIEGCLIGAHAIRAQHVYIYCRGEFFETTQVLARALEDAYAKGYVGENILGTGHTIEVTVHAGAGAYICGEETGLMNSLEGKRGEPRVKPPFPAAVGAFGMPSTINNVETLCAIPHIVTNGGEWYRQYGTEKSPGTKLFCVSGHVNKPGNYELPLGFPLQELIDDVCGGMRDGNALKAVIPGGSSVPLINAEEVSRCTLDYEGCVEVGTMLGCASVIVMDETADIVKQVRRMVDFYAHESCGQCTPCREGSAWTAKIMRRIENGKGTEEDLDMLMDVTQKMVGTTICVLSDSVAAPVQSSIEKFRDEYLARIRRGERVGAA; translated from the coding sequence ATGGCTTATCCCTACGTGTCGGATAAAGAAGTCCGTATCCTCAGCACATACTTCGGTGACCCGAAGCAGCGCCATCTCGACACCTACGTGGAGCGAGGCGGCTACAAGGGGCTGGAGAAGGCACTAGGCATGGGTGCCGACGAGGTGGTGGACATCGTGAAGGACTCAGGACTCAGAGGGCGTGGAGGGGCAGGATTTCCGACTGGCCTGAAGTGGTCCTTCATGCCGAAAGACTCGAGTCGGCCGCACTACTTGCTGTGCAACGCGGACGAGTCCGAGCCAGGCACCTTCAAGGACCGCGAGCTCATCCGCTGGGACCCGCATCAGTTGATCGAAGGGTGCCTGATCGGGGCGCACGCGATTCGCGCCCAGCACGTCTATATATACTGCCGTGGTGAGTTTTTTGAGACGACGCAGGTCTTGGCCCGCGCGTTGGAAGACGCCTACGCCAAGGGCTACGTGGGGGAGAACATCCTAGGCACGGGCCACACGATTGAAGTCACTGTGCACGCCGGAGCAGGCGCGTATATCTGTGGTGAAGAAACCGGTCTGATGAACTCGCTCGAGGGCAAGCGCGGGGAGCCGAGGGTCAAGCCTCCGTTTCCCGCAGCCGTTGGCGCTTTCGGTATGCCTTCGACCATCAACAACGTCGAAACGCTGTGCGCCATTCCCCACATCGTCACCAATGGTGGCGAGTGGTATAGGCAGTACGGCACGGAGAAGAGCCCGGGCACGAAGCTTTTCTGCGTCAGTGGACATGTGAACAAGCCGGGGAACTACGAGCTGCCACTCGGTTTCCCGCTTCAGGAATTGATCGATGACGTGTGTGGCGGGATGCGTGACGGAAACGCGCTCAAGGCGGTGATCCCCGGAGGCTCATCCGTCCCGCTCATCAACGCGGAGGAGGTCTCTCGGTGTACGCTCGACTACGAGGGCTGTGTCGAGGTGGGCACCATGCTCGGTTGCGCCTCAGTCATCGTCATGGACGAGACTGCCGACATCGTGAAGCAGGTGCGCCGCATGGTCGACTTCTACGCACATGAGTCGTGCGGGCAGTGCACGCCTTGCCGAGAGGGCTCAGCGTGGACGGCGAAGATCATGCGACGGATCGAGAACGGTAAGGGAACCGAGGAGGACCTCGACATGCTCATGGACGTGACGCAGAAGATGGTCGGTACGACGATCTGTGTGCTGTCGGACTCCGTGGCCGCTCCGGTCCAATCTTCGATCGAAAAATTCCGAGATGAATACCTCGCGCGCATTCGGCGTGGCGAACGAGTGGGGGCGGCCTGA
- a CDS encoding prolyl oligopeptidase family serine peptidase: MPRAIHATAVTTIALALSLAALPVAAQNTSGMASLDPTDLNHWKSIRSGQFTPDGRWFAYQVTPAEGDAEVVVRRTNGGAEHRFPIGEPSGGGGTFAFATTGPIQLSADGHWLAFTTFPTKQEADDANEAKETLHNSVTIVNLDTWEEDKYEGVSGFEFASDAPRWLVMRRVAADEAPKDTGSGLLLLDLETGVPSPIGSVSDYDINESGELLAYATQAPDRVVNGITVLDLRTNASKRIDSERALYSQLSWAAEDGQQPALSVLRGHISEADDTTYVAVGFTRFEGDVTATVVDAAELGDFPEGMRITPERSPQWSDDRSALFFGIVEHDDSPNEGERPDVKPVAGTPGAMQQPAPDLDEDDLPSLVLWHGDDSQLQSRQQVQERADERFNFLAAYHVSDGRFVRLATETMRNVTLAANQRYAVGYDDTSYQLRDGIDGGRRQDVYAIDVKSGEAHSIIPAFRWGLSLSPDGTNVLYYDEGDYHVYDFENGSHTNISASVPVSFINVADDHNVEDPPIGPVGWASDSESVLLTDAWDVWKVDADGDDYSNLTKTGREEGIRYRRPLRYDPDQDGIDLSEPVYLEMYGERTKETGLAKLTSNGREVETLLWDDVQHTVRRAENTETFVYTRESFTEFPDVWAAEDSFDDPVRLTNANPQQTDYAWSAGTRLVDFVTDMGDSLQAALYLPAGYQEGEKYPTMVYIYEKLSQNMNRYVVPNETRAFNISVYTSRGYAVLTPDIVYKINDPGMSAVWAVVPAVQAAVETGIVDADRVGLHGHSWGGYQTAQLVTQTDIFASAIAGAALTDMVSMYNSVYWNSGNSNAGIFESSQGRFRGSYLDNHEAYLRNSPAFHVKNVTTPLVLLHNEKDGAVDFNQGITFYNSLREQDKDVVLLQYVGENHGLRNPVNQRDYTVRMMEFFDHYLRDMPAPDWWVNGVPRLEMEQHLKDRQKKPKVIS, from the coding sequence ATGCCCCGCGCTATTCACGCTACGGCGGTCACCACAATAGCGCTCGCCCTTTCATTGGCAGCCCTGCCGGTGGCGGCTCAGAACACCTCCGGGATGGCATCGCTGGACCCCACCGACCTCAACCACTGGAAGAGTATTCGCTCGGGTCAGTTCACACCGGACGGGCGATGGTTCGCCTATCAAGTCACGCCGGCCGAGGGGGATGCGGAGGTGGTCGTGCGGCGCACGAATGGTGGTGCTGAGCACCGCTTTCCCATTGGCGAACCGAGTGGCGGCGGTGGCACGTTCGCGTTTGCGACCACCGGACCGATCCAGCTTTCGGCGGACGGACACTGGCTGGCCTTCACGACGTTTCCCACGAAACAGGAGGCAGACGACGCCAATGAGGCGAAGGAGACGCTCCACAACAGCGTCACCATCGTGAATCTGGATACGTGGGAAGAGGACAAGTACGAGGGTGTAAGCGGATTCGAGTTCGCGAGCGACGCCCCCAGGTGGCTGGTGATGCGCAGGGTCGCCGCGGACGAGGCACCCAAGGATACCGGCTCGGGCCTCCTGCTGCTGGATCTAGAGACCGGCGTGCCGTCTCCGATTGGGAGTGTCAGCGACTACGACATCAACGAAAGTGGGGAGTTGCTGGCGTATGCCACACAAGCACCGGACCGGGTGGTGAACGGAATCACGGTCCTGGACCTTCGCACGAACGCAAGCAAGCGCATCGATAGTGAACGCGCGCTTTATTCCCAGCTGTCGTGGGCGGCTGAGGACGGTCAACAGCCGGCTCTCTCCGTGCTGCGCGGCCACATCAGTGAGGCAGACGACACCACCTACGTGGCTGTGGGGTTCACACGATTCGAGGGTGACGTGACGGCCACTGTCGTGGACGCCGCGGAGTTGGGTGATTTCCCGGAAGGCATGCGAATCACGCCCGAACGATCACCCCAGTGGTCCGATGACCGCTCCGCTCTCTTCTTCGGAATCGTGGAGCACGACGACAGCCCGAACGAGGGCGAACGTCCCGACGTAAAACCCGTGGCGGGTACGCCGGGGGCGATGCAGCAGCCAGCGCCGGACCTGGATGAGGACGACTTGCCCAGCCTGGTTCTCTGGCATGGAGACGATTCTCAGCTACAGTCGCGCCAGCAAGTGCAGGAACGGGCAGACGAGCGCTTCAATTTTCTCGCGGCTTATCACGTGTCCGATGGTCGCTTCGTGCGACTGGCCACGGAGACTATGCGCAACGTGACGCTTGCCGCTAACCAGCGGTACGCCGTCGGCTATGACGATACCTCGTACCAACTCCGGGACGGGATCGACGGGGGTCGGCGGCAGGACGTGTATGCCATCGATGTGAAAAGTGGCGAGGCGCATAGCATTATCCCGGCCTTCCGTTGGGGTCTCTCTCTCTCTCCGGACGGCACAAATGTGCTGTACTACGACGAGGGTGACTACCATGTCTACGACTTCGAAAACGGCTCTCACACGAACATCTCAGCTTCGGTTCCGGTGAGCTTCATCAACGTCGCGGACGACCACAATGTCGAGGACCCGCCCATCGGCCCAGTGGGCTGGGCGTCTGACTCGGAGAGCGTACTCCTCACCGATGCGTGGGATGTGTGGAAGGTCGACGCGGACGGCGACGACTACAGCAACCTGACCAAGACAGGCCGCGAGGAGGGTATCCGCTACCGCAGGCCGCTGCGCTACGATCCCGACCAGGACGGCATTGATCTTTCCGAGCCCGTGTACCTGGAGATGTACGGCGAGCGAACGAAGGAGACCGGCCTGGCCAAGCTGACTTCGAACGGGAGAGAGGTCGAGACGCTGCTCTGGGATGACGTTCAACACACCGTTCGCAGAGCCGAGAATACCGAGACTTTCGTTTACACTCGGGAGAGCTTCACGGAGTTTCCTGACGTATGGGCGGCCGAAGACTCGTTCGATGATCCCGTACGTCTGACGAACGCCAACCCCCAACAGACTGATTACGCGTGGTCTGCCGGGACGCGTCTGGTGGATTTCGTCACTGACATGGGCGACTCCCTACAGGCCGCGCTTTACCTGCCGGCCGGGTACCAGGAAGGGGAGAAGTACCCGACGATGGTGTACATCTACGAAAAGCTGTCGCAGAACATGAACCGGTACGTAGTGCCCAACGAGACGCGTGCCTTCAACATCAGCGTCTACACCAGCAGGGGGTACGCAGTGCTCACCCCCGACATCGTGTACAAGATCAACGATCCGGGGATGTCCGCCGTTTGGGCCGTTGTGCCGGCCGTACAGGCTGCGGTGGAAACGGGCATCGTGGACGCCGACAGGGTCGGGCTGCACGGTCACTCGTGGGGCGGCTACCAGACGGCCCAACTGGTTACGCAGACCGACATCTTCGCGAGCGCGATCGCTGGGGCCGCGCTCACCGACATGGTGAGCATGTACAACTCCGTCTACTGGAACTCGGGGAACTCGAACGCGGGGATCTTCGAATCCAGCCAAGGCAGGTTCAGGGGCAGCTATCTGGACAACCACGAGGCCTACCTCCGTAACTCCCCGGCCTTCCACGTGAAGAACGTCACCACGCCCTTGGTACTGCTGCACAATGAGAAGGACGGGGCCGTGGACTTCAACCAGGGCATCACCTTCTACAATTCGCTGCGGGAGCAGGACAAGGACGTCGTGTTACTGCAGTACGTCGGGGAGAACCATGGACTCCGCAACCCCGTCAATCAGCGCGACTACACCGTGCGGATGATGGAGTTTTTCGACCACTACCTGCGCGATATGCCCGCCCCTGACTGGTGGGTGAACGGCGTGCCCCGACTCGAGATGGAGCAACATCTGAAGGATCGGCAGAAGAAGCCGAAGGTGATCTCATAA
- the ndhC gene encoding NADH-quinone oxidoreductase subunit A, whose amino-acid sequence MSGAYLPLLLLFGVSILNAIGMVVSSHILNPRRDTPQKLMPYESGMIPLGSTRARFSVKFYMVAISFIVFDLETIFLIPWAVRMRELGWGPFLAMSIFVVVLAVGLLYEWKKGGLEWD is encoded by the coding sequence ATGTCGGGAGCCTATCTCCCCCTGCTTTTACTCTTCGGCGTTTCCATCCTCAATGCCATTGGGATGGTCGTCTCGAGTCACATTCTCAACCCGCGCCGCGATACGCCTCAGAAGCTCATGCCTTATGAGTCCGGCATGATCCCTCTTGGGAGTACGCGGGCCCGCTTCTCTGTGAAGTTCTACATGGTAGCGATCAGCTTTATCGTCTTCGATTTGGAGACGATTTTTCTGATCCCATGGGCGGTCCGAATGCGCGAATTGGGGTGGGGGCCGTTCCTTGCGATGAGCATCTTCGTCGTAGTTCTGGCCGTGGGTCTTTTATATGAATGGAAGAAGGGAGGTCTCGAATGGGACTAA
- the dcd gene encoding dCTP deaminase, translated as MSDKWIRKMCEEHRMIEPFETGQVRDGKISYGVSSYGYDIRVSPEFKVFTNVHNSLVDPKNFDDRSFVDIVGPECIIPPNSFALARTEEYFRIPRNVLVICVGKSTYARCGLIVNVTPLEPTWEGYLTLEISNTTPLPAKVYGGEGIAQLIFFEGNEEPETAYADRQGKYMNQVGVTLPKM; from the coding sequence ATGAGCGACAAGTGGATCCGTAAAATGTGTGAAGAGCACAGGATGATCGAACCCTTCGAGACCGGTCAAGTTCGGGATGGAAAGATCTCGTACGGCGTGTCTTCGTACGGGTACGACATCCGAGTCTCACCCGAGTTCAAGGTCTTCACGAACGTCCACAACTCCTTGGTCGATCCAAAGAACTTCGATGACCGCTCGTTCGTCGACATCGTAGGACCGGAATGCATCATTCCCCCGAACTCCTTCGCGCTCGCAAGAACCGAGGAGTACTTCCGCATCCCGCGCAACGTGCTCGTCATTTGCGTAGGAAAATCGACGTATGCTCGCTGTGGCTTGATTGTGAACGTGACGCCGCTCGAGCCGACGTGGGAGGGATATCTTACGCTCGAGATTTCGAACACGACTCCCTTGCCGGCGAAGGTCTACGGTGGTGAAGGCATCGCACAGCTCATCTTCTTCGAGGGCAACGAGGAGCCGGAAACGGCATATGCGGACCGCCAAGGCAAGTACATGAATCAGGTCGGCGTCACGCTACCAAAGATGTAA